A stretch of Paludisphaera borealis DNA encodes these proteins:
- a CDS encoding Uma2 family endonuclease: MASVQVEAPTASVADERIELAIPRSVRLQIADDDFAALCRANPDLRLERTAQGDVIVMAPAGSESGGRNAKLTSRLVVWAEADGEGIAFDSSAGFVLPKGGTRSPDASWIRNERWNALTPKEKRGFAPICPDFAVELCSPSDDDATTSEKMREYIDNGLRLGWLLDPDKGRVEIHRPGRPVEVLDRPATLSGEDVLPGFTLDLKGILFD, from the coding sequence ATGGCAAGCGTGCAAGTCGAGGCCCCGACGGCATCGGTCGCGGACGAGCGGATCGAGTTGGCGATCCCCCGAAGCGTCCGCCTGCAAATCGCCGACGACGACTTCGCCGCCCTCTGCCGCGCCAATCCCGATCTTCGGCTGGAACGGACCGCGCAAGGAGATGTCATCGTCATGGCGCCAGCGGGATCGGAAAGCGGAGGACGAAACGCCAAGCTGACCTCGCGGCTCGTCGTCTGGGCCGAGGCCGACGGCGAGGGAATCGCCTTCGACTCCTCCGCCGGGTTCGTGTTGCCCAAGGGAGGAACGCGGTCGCCCGACGCTTCGTGGATTCGCAACGAACGCTGGAACGCTCTGACGCCCAAAGAGAAACGAGGGTTTGCGCCGATCTGCCCGGATTTCGCGGTCGAGCTGTGCTCGCCGTCGGACGACGACGCGACCACAAGTGAGAAGATGCGCGAATACATCGACAACGGCCTGCGGCTGGGATGGTTGCTCGATCCCGACAAGGGCCGGGTCGAGATCCACCGCCCCGGCCGCCCCGTCGAGGTCCTGGACCGGCCGGCGACGCTCTCCGGCGAGGACGTGCTGCCGGGCTTCACGCTCGATCTCAAGGGGATCCTGTTCGACTGA
- a CDS encoding Uma2 family endonuclease, with protein sequence MTQGSTTTTTPHRSVREPATARPIARRKYDDRYGPGSAGLRMKPEEFDDIPASEFVRGNRYEVISGVFVVSPFPGPGERSLNDYLGYMLTQYFETPSKKPIVADTLPEQTIATTNRRRADRAIWVGLGRKPDEQTDVPAIVIEFVSSRRRDALRDYEEKREEYLTAGVKEYWIIDRFRRVMTVYKTKKTRKSSTTTYDIVTEGQSYETPLLPGFSLPLARLLEKADQWRPRKQAEPNAPAGGTDG encoded by the coding sequence ATGACCCAAGGCTCCACGACGACCACGACGCCGCATCGCTCCGTTCGCGAACCAGCGACCGCGAGGCCGATCGCCCGCCGCAAGTACGACGATCGGTACGGCCCCGGATCGGCCGGCCTGCGGATGAAGCCCGAGGAGTTCGACGACATCCCGGCCTCGGAGTTCGTCCGGGGCAATCGGTACGAGGTCATCAGCGGGGTCTTCGTCGTGTCGCCATTTCCGGGTCCAGGTGAACGAAGCCTCAACGACTATCTCGGCTACATGCTGACGCAGTACTTCGAGACCCCCTCGAAAAAACCGATCGTCGCCGACACTCTTCCTGAACAGACCATCGCGACGACCAATCGCCGACGGGCTGATCGGGCGATCTGGGTCGGACTCGGCCGAAAGCCCGATGAACAAACCGACGTCCCCGCGATCGTGATCGAATTCGTCTCGTCGCGCCGCCGCGACGCCCTGCGCGATTATGAAGAGAAGCGCGAGGAGTACCTGACCGCCGGGGTCAAGGAATACTGGATCATCGATCGGTTCCGGCGCGTCATGACGGTCTACAAGACGAAGAAGACCAGGAAGTCTTCCACGACGACTTATGATATCGTGACGGAAGGCCAGAGCTACGAGACCCCGCTCCTTCCCGGCTTCAGCCTGCCGCTGGCGAGGCTTCTGGAGAAGGCCGACCAGTGGCGGCCCAGGAAACAAGCCGAGCCCAACGCCCCCGCCGGAGGAACCGATGGTTAA